A region of Desulfatiglans sp. DNA encodes the following proteins:
- a CDS encoding B12-binding domain-containing radical SAM protein has product MTIAIIYPPTCDTTGPYLSVPILTAWLRSHNKKVLPIDANIEAYNYLLKENTLSDMLNSIRKLYRALDEKPSLNHSDQMKYVQLYNAMAKLNWVPDNIEDAVSVMRDSTGGRFFNAEEYEKAVITIEAGLKIISALYHPLYLDFQNYRTPFSLLSPSQIKADAATDKNPFHSTYKRVADRIKENNVSLAGISIAFPGQIQPGFSLAGYLRSCFTDIHITVGGPAITQILLRHDHENQLKILGPFDTAIIYEGEEPFLDLANSLERGEKPAGIINGSIDKPMEKLPAPDFDGLPLDLYFSPEPVLPYDPSRGCYWGKCSFCHYGLSSEGTAKYRERNINDIVNHLKQLSNRWGCKNFYFSQDAFLPETAHRLGLAIKEKNLDIHWSTDMRPEASLTPEMCADLKAGGALSMALGIESASPRLLKLIRKGITTDTMITAVKSLASAGIAVEAMCFNNFPTETLKDALATIEFIRENKKFISLFIDGRFGLSHGSRVALNPSEYGISEIWQVSGDEIGTGLFYSIRGRERSIKEQTKIDNAIDSLSAYWWLHDYPWAGSLSTVHTILWYEKRGRDTFRKSAKKGHRTTFSTPMTKIKSRYDIKSMEYTALENEAEIWQTLVYEHRAVSPERYNNLAAKFPLIQPEKR; this is encoded by the coding sequence ATGACAATCGCCATTATTTATCCACCAACATGTGACACTACAGGGCCTTATCTGTCGGTGCCCATACTAACTGCCTGGCTCCGAAGCCACAATAAAAAGGTATTACCAATAGATGCAAATATTGAGGCCTACAACTATCTGCTAAAAGAAAATACCCTGTCAGATATGCTTAACAGTATAAGAAAACTTTACAGGGCACTGGATGAAAAACCATCTCTCAACCACAGCGACCAGATGAAATATGTGCAGCTATATAATGCTATGGCTAAACTCAATTGGGTCCCTGATAACATAGAGGATGCTGTAAGTGTAATGCGAGACAGCACAGGGGGAAGATTTTTTAATGCTGAAGAGTATGAAAAGGCAGTTATAACTATTGAGGCAGGTTTAAAAATAATAAGCGCCCTTTATCACCCCCTTTATCTGGATTTCCAAAATTATAGAACACCATTTTCACTACTTTCTCCCAGCCAGATAAAGGCAGATGCAGCCACTGATAAAAACCCGTTTCATTCAACATATAAAAGAGTTGCAGACCGAATCAAAGAAAACAATGTCTCTCTTGCCGGTATATCCATTGCCTTTCCCGGGCAGATCCAGCCAGGGTTCTCTCTTGCGGGGTATTTAAGGTCTTGTTTTACGGATATACACATTACTGTTGGCGGTCCTGCAATTACACAGATACTTTTGAGGCATGATCATGAGAATCAGCTGAAGATACTTGGTCCATTTGATACCGCAATTATCTATGAGGGAGAGGAGCCATTTCTTGATCTTGCCAACTCACTCGAAAGGGGTGAAAAACCTGCGGGTATCATTAATGGTTCAATTGATAAACCTATGGAAAAGCTACCTGCACCGGATTTTGACGGGCTCCCACTTGACCTCTATTTTTCTCCAGAGCCTGTTCTCCCCTATGACCCGAGCCGAGGCTGTTACTGGGGTAAGTGCTCATTCTGCCATTATGGGCTTAGCAGCGAGGGTACAGCAAAATATCGTGAACGCAATATCAATGATATAGTCAATCACCTGAAACAGTTGTCAAACCGATGGGGTTGCAAAAATTTCTATTTTTCACAGGATGCTTTTCTGCCTGAAACAGCACACAGGCTGGGGCTCGCTATAAAAGAAAAAAACCTTGATATCCATTGGTCAACAGACATGCGGCCAGAGGCTTCTCTTACACCTGAGATGTGTGCTGACCTGAAGGCAGGCGGGGCGCTGTCAATGGCATTAGGTATAGAATCTGCGTCTCCACGGCTCTTGAAGCTGATAAGAAAAGGGATCACCACAGACACCATGATAACGGCAGTAAAAAGCCTCGCATCAGCAGGCATTGCCGTTGAAGCAATGTGTTTCAACAATTTTCCGACCGAGACACTTAAGGATGCCCTGGCTACCATTGAATTTATCAGGGAGAACAAAAAATTTATTTCTCTATTTATTGATGGCCGTTTCGGGCTTTCTCACGGTTCAAGGGTTGCGCTCAATCCTTCAGAATATGGCATCAGTGAGATATGGCAGGTCTCAGGGGATGAGATAGGAACAGGGCTTTTTTACAGTATCAGGGGAAGAGAGCGCTCCATTAAGGAGCAGACAAAGATAGATAATGCCATTGACAGTTTATCAGCATACTGGTGGCTGCATGATTACCCCTGGGCAGGTTCTCTTTCAACAGTACACACCATCCTGTGGTATGAAAAAAGGGGCAGAGATACATTTAGAAAGAGCGCAAAAAAAGGGCATAGAACCACATTTTCAACGCCCATGACAAAGATAAAAAGCCGTTATGATATAAAGAGCATGGAATATACAGCATTAGAAAATGAGGCAGAGATATGGCAGACCCTGGTTTATGAACACAGGGCAGTGAGTCCTGAAAGATATAATAACCTTGCAGCTAAATTTCCCCTTATCCAGCCTGAAAAACGTTAA
- a CDS encoding NAD-dependent epimerase/dehydratase family protein: MRCLVTGGTGFIGSNIALHLLHKGHEIIITGHESEQQLPEFDGKCLYPGLLGIDWDRIGKVDVLFHQAAMNNTRITDRKEILRANVESSERLFHHVIQNGCKHIVYATSTAVYGLNPAPYKETDPCDLNTPYAESKKMLEEVALKLQSLYPHVVFVGLRYCNVYGPREYHKGSRSTMIYQFAHQMLVGNPRLFCYGEQKRDYIYVKDVVRANMLASVAPESCIVNCGSGHATTFNRLVELLNDTLKLSRTPEYIVNPYEGNYQAYTECDMTLAREKIGFVPEYSIEKGIGDYYESGFLLKG; the protein is encoded by the coding sequence ATGCGATGTTTAGTTACTGGTGGAACTGGTTTTATCGGGTCAAATATTGCCCTTCACCTGTTGCATAAGGGGCATGAAATAATTATTACAGGGCATGAATCTGAGCAGCAACTTCCTGAATTTGATGGAAAATGCCTCTACCCTGGCCTTCTTGGCATTGACTGGGATAGAATTGGTAAGGTTGATGTCCTGTTTCATCAGGCCGCTATGAATAATACCCGTATCACTGACAGGAAAGAGATCTTAAGGGCAAATGTAGAATCATCAGAAAGGCTTTTTCATCATGTTATTCAAAACGGGTGCAAACATATTGTATATGCCACATCAACGGCAGTCTATGGCCTTAACCCTGCCCCTTATAAAGAGACTGATCCATGTGACCTGAACACCCCTTATGCGGAATCAAAAAAGATGCTGGAAGAAGTTGCCCTGAAACTGCAAAGTCTCTATCCCCATGTGGTTTTTGTCGGTCTCAGGTACTGCAATGTCTATGGCCCAAGGGAATACCATAAGGGGTCTCGTTCCACCATGATCTATCAGTTTGCACACCAGATGCTGGTAGGCAACCCGCGCCTTTTCTGTTATGGTGAGCAGAAACGCGATTATATCTATGTAAAGGATGTTGTTCGTGCAAATATGCTCGCAAGTGTGGCGCCTGAAAGCTGTATTGTGAACTGCGGTTCAGGGCATGCTACAACCTTTAACAGGCTTGTTGAGCTCCTCAATGATACCCTTAAACTTAGTCGCACCCCTGAATATATAGTAAACCCCTATGAGGGGAATTATCAGGCCTATACAGAATGCGATATGACCCTTGCCAGGGAAAAGATCGGTTTTGTCCCGGAATATTCTATTGAAAAGGGCATTGGCGATTATTATGAAAGCGGGTTTTTACTCAAGGGTTAA